AGGGCGCCCGCCGCGTGGGCGATCTCGACCATGGCGCGCAGATAGTCCTGCCGCGCCGGGATCAGCCCGGCGCGGTTCGGCATGGGATCGATCAGCACGCCGGCAATCGAATCGCCCTGAGCGGCGAAGACCGCGCGCAAGGCCTCCGTGTCGTTGAAGGGCACGGCGATCACGTCGTCCAGCACCCCGCGCGGCGTGCCCCTCGCATAGGGCGTCGAATTCGGCAGGTCGCCCCAGTTGGCGGGAGAACTGTCCAGGCTGACTTCAGCGAAGTCGTAGGAGCCGTGATAGGCGCCCTCGATCTTGACGATCCTGGGTCGCCCGGTGAAGGCGCGAGCGGCCTTGATGGCCATCATCACGCCCTCGGTTCCCGAGTTGGCGAAGCGGATCTGGTCGACCGAGGGCAGCCGTTCGACCAAGAGTTCGGCAAGCTCGATCTCGCTGACCGTCGGCGCGCCGAAGGCCGTGCCGAACGGCAGCTGATCAACCACCGCCACCGCTACATCCGGCTGCGTGTAGCCATGGATCATGGCCGTGAAATTGTTGATGCAGTCGTAGTAGACGTTGCCGTCCACGTCCCAGACCCTGCATCCCTCGCCTCTCGCGGCATAGATCGGAAAGGGATCGACGAAGACCGTCGTGCGCGTGTTGCCGCCCGGCATCACCTTTTTGGCGCGCTCGAACAGGCTCTTCGATAGGGGCATGTCGTTTGGATAGTGCGGCATGGCTCGATCGTATGGCTTCGTTGGCGCAGTGTGCAATCGGCCACGGAAGACATGCAACGTGACCACACCCACCTATCTTCGCAAGATCGAGCGCCAAGGCGCGACATGACTTCCATGCCTATCATTTTAGTAAATTGTGATATAAAGCTTCCCGACATAGAGTGGAGAGTAAAGCGTATGGGTGAGAAGTCAGGGTTCACAGACAAGGAAGTCGAAGAGCATCTTAGAACACGCCGCCAAGTGGCCTTTCACCGTGACGGCGGTTCCGTTTCCAAGGTCGAATGCATTCATTGCGGCCAGCCCTTCGACCCTATACTCGCAACCGCAAGCCATCTTGGTCTTTGCAACTATTGTTTCGACAAAGACTAGTCTGTCGCCGGTCTGATCCGGTGCAATTGGTCGCGGACAAACCCGTGATCGGCGCAGCGCCGCCGGATTTTGTGCCGGCTGAGACGAGCACTACGACAGCCCGGCCGCGCGAAGGCCGCCGATGTAAAGCGCGCGCTTCTCCGGCTTCACGATCGGATGGTGTTCCTCCACCCATGCAACCGAAAGGTTCGGCTGCAGACGCAGCGCTTCCTGGAGGGCAGCCGCGGCAGTAGCAGTGTCTCCGGCCAGGGCGGCGGTTGCAGCATAGGTGCGCCACGCCGTGCCGAAAGTCGGCCTGAGCTGAATTGCCCTGCGCTCCAGATCGGCGGCCACGTCGAACCGCCCGGCAGTGAAATGGCATATGCCCATGGTGGAAAAGATCGCCGCCTGAATGAAGTCGCGCGGGCTGAGGCGCGCGGCAATCCCGAGATGATGCAGGCCGTCCTCGGCCATGTCGCCATAGCCGTAAGTCGAGCCCAGAATGCAGTGCGCCAGCGACAGGCCGGGATTGCGTTCGATCGCTTCCAGCAACTCGTCGACGGCAGAGCGGAAATTGCGCGACACCATATGGACATAGCCGGCCGACAGGTGCGCCCAGGGATCGTCCTGGTCGCGCACGATAGCCGCCTGGGCCCTCGCCAGCGCCGAGGCCAGCAGTTCTCGGGGCGTGGGCGTCAGGCCGAGCGCCGCCCGCGCGCCGGTCGTCCAGGCAAGCAGGCTGTTGGCGCGGGCATAGTCGGGATCGATCTCGAGGGCCTTGACGAGCAGATCCTCGGCGAGATCGAGGTCTTTCTGCGATCCCCACGTCCAGACATGCGGCATCGCCTTCATGACGAAGCCCCAGGCGTCGAGTTTCTCAGCGGGACGGCTGTGCAGGCGCAGCCGCTCGGCTTCGTAAAGCTGGGGCTCGATCGAGGCCATCACCTTGTGGGTGATCTGGTCCTGCAGCGCCAGGAATTCGCCGCTTTCGACATCGAAGCGTTCCGCCCACACCTGCGTACCCGCGCTGGCGTCGCTCAGCGTCGCCGTGATCCTCAGAGCCTGACCGGACTGGCGCACGCTGCCTTGGAGCACGTAGCGAACCTTCAACTCGCGGCGCAACCGATCGAGCTCGATACGCTGCGGATCGTAGGCGAAGGAAGAGCTGCGGTCGCGCACATGCAGGCCGCGCAACCGCGACAGGCCGGTGATGATGTCCTCGGATAGCCCGTCGGCGAAATAGGCCTTGTCGGGATCATCGCCGATCAAGCGAAAGCGGGTCACCGCGATCGACGGCCCCTCGTCCGCTTCGGCCGCGCCGTTCCGCGCATCGCTTGCGTCAAGCCGCACCTCGCCGGTCAGCCGGTAGCCCACGCGCGCGACCGACAGGATCGAATGCGAGGCGTCGGGCCCCTCGTCCAGGACCTTGCGCAAGGCTGCGATCTGCACCGACAGGTTGCCTTCCTCGACCGCCAGCCCGTTCCAGGCTGCATCGAGCAGTTCATCCTTGCCGACCACGGTTCCGGCCGAGCGCAACAGGCGCTCCAGAAGCAGCATGGCCCGGTAGCCTACCGAAATCGGCACTCCGCGTCGGTAAAGCATTCCCGCTCCCGCATCGAGCAAGAAGGGACCAAAACTGTAGCGCCGCTCCTCCATGAGCTCACGCTAATGCAACAAGGCTTTTTTTGGAAGTTTTCGGAAGTTTTAGCACCTCGGTTCGCTACATTTAGCGGCCCGCATTTCACCTTGATTGCTCCAGACCGAGAGGAGCGATCCCATGACCGCCGCCACAAAAATCGAACTTGCCGTGACCCCCTCCGCCCTGTTCCAAGAGATGTGGGGCATCTATCGCAAGGTCTTGGACAACAACTACCTGTTTCACCGTGAAGCTTATGCAGTGCTTCGCCAGTTGCTGCAAAGCCAACGCCCCGGCTTCACTTTCCTGGACATTGCGTGCGGAGACGCCTCGTTCAGCGCGGCTGCCTTGGAGGGCTTGCCCGTCGGTCGCTATGTCGGCATCGACCTGTCGCCGACAGCGCTTGACGAGGCGACCGCCAATATCGCCGGTCTGCCATGCGCCGCCGAACTGCGGCGCGGGGATTTCGTAGAGTGGCTGACCGCCTCGGAGGAGGCTGTCGATGTCGCCTGGGTCGGCCTGTCCTTGCACCATTTATCCTTCGACAAAAAACTCGAGGTGATGCACCAGTTGCGGCGCCTTGTCGGCCCATCAGGGACGCTCCTGGTCTACGAGAATACATGCAAAATGTGGGAGAGCCGGGCCGGCTGGATGAGACGATGGGAACGGCAGCGCAAAGATTTTGCAGCGCTCAGCAGCCTCGAATGGTTGCTGCTCGCCACCCACGTGCATAGCATGGACCACCCTGAGACGGCATCTTCCTGGCGGAATCTTGGCCAGCGAGCCGGCTTCCGCGAGGTGCGGGAGCACTACAGGAGTCCTTCGAACCTGTTCCGGCTGTTCAGCTTCAAGGGTTAGCGGCTGACGCGGCCGACAACTTCACCGCGTCGAGGAGCCGGGCCGGCGAATACACACGTGAACCAAGGCGGCGCGAGCGGGGCGGGAAACCTGAGTTTCTTCACACGGT
The window above is part of the Mesorhizobium sp. WSM4904 genome. Proteins encoded here:
- a CDS encoding aspartate aminotransferase family protein, producing MPHYPNDMPLSKSLFERAKKVMPGGNTRTTVFVDPFPIYAARGEGCRVWDVDGNVYYDCINNFTAMIHGYTQPDVAVAVVDQLPFGTAFGAPTVSEIELAELLVERLPSVDQIRFANSGTEGVMMAIKAARAFTGRPRIVKIEGAYHGSYDFAEVSLDSSPANWGDLPNSTPYARGTPRGVLDDVIAVPFNDTEALRAVFAAQGDSIAGVLIDPMPNRAGLIPARQDYLRAMVEIAHAAGALVIFDEVISFRLGYSGAQGLWGIVPDLTALGKIIGGGFPVGAVGGRADIMAVFDPTRGKPALPHGGTFTANPVTMRAGLVAMRALTRESFVHLDHLGTLLRDGVAASFDKHGLAGQCVGLGSLFKVHFTAHPVTDYRSVYPGQSERRKLDAFHKGLLGRGVLSASYGLFALSTPMTEEDARAILRAIDEILGDIARQF
- a CDS encoding winged helix-turn-helix domain-containing protein; this translates as MLYRRGVPISVGYRAMLLLERLLRSAGTVVGKDELLDAAWNGLAVEEGNLSVQIAALRKVLDEGPDASHSILSVARVGYRLTGEVRLDASDARNGAAEADEGPSIAVTRFRLIGDDPDKAYFADGLSEDIITGLSRLRGLHVRDRSSSFAYDPQRIELDRLRRELKVRYVLQGSVRQSGQALRITATLSDASAGTQVWAERFDVESGEFLALQDQITHKVMASIEPQLYEAERLRLHSRPAEKLDAWGFVMKAMPHVWTWGSQKDLDLAEDLLVKALEIDPDYARANSLLAWTTGARAALGLTPTPRELLASALARAQAAIVRDQDDPWAHLSAGYVHMVSRNFRSAVDELLEAIERNPGLSLAHCILGSTYGYGDMAEDGLHHLGIAARLSPRDFIQAAIFSTMGICHFTAGRFDVAADLERRAIQLRPTFGTAWRTYAATAALAGDTATAAAALQEALRLQPNLSVAWVEEHHPIVKPEKRALYIGGLRAAGLS
- a CDS encoding class I SAM-dependent methyltransferase, which translates into the protein MTAATKIELAVTPSALFQEMWGIYRKVLDNNYLFHREAYAVLRQLLQSQRPGFTFLDIACGDASFSAAALEGLPVGRYVGIDLSPTALDEATANIAGLPCAAELRRGDFVEWLTASEEAVDVAWVGLSLHHLSFDKKLEVMHQLRRLVGPSGTLLVYENTCKMWESRAGWMRRWERQRKDFAALSSLEWLLLATHVHSMDHPETASSWRNLGQRAGFREVREHYRSPSNLFRLFSFKG